atttttcacTTTCATCCATGCTCCAGCCCTTAGCCAGaagaaagtgcaaggtattgctgtattattATTTTGAGTCGATATCTTTTCTAATTATTAAAGTACTTGACTTTTGAATGACCAACATGATTACctacattttgtgtgtgtatgtgttttggaAAATATACTGAATTTTCCTGTCCAGGAGAAGGTTATTTAAACTGAAGGAAGATCGAATACCATCTTTCCCTGGAGTTTCCATATAGGATATTCTGACAACCTATCCCCCTTTGAAAAACATATTGATGCTGTTGTCAATGCCCCCTGTTGCAAGCAGCTGCCGAGGTTTGCCTGTCGTAAAGCCATCTCTGGCTCACAGCCATCTAAATAAATAATTTCGCGCAATGCGGATTTACAAGCCACAGGAACCCATGTAACATTCCAGTCTAAAAACATCACAGCTTGTCTTTCATAGGTATTTTAGACTCCTGATTTCTCTGGATTTGTATGCATTCATCCGGGAATCCTCCGGGAATGTCCTTCGGCAAGGAACTTCAGAAGCCTCAAAGTTGATTGTCCTGTGACCCATGTGCCCTGTTGTATTCCATAAGCAACCATTGTGATGAAGTGTTTTTCTCTATCTGTTGAAGGTGCAGCTACATATTACCTCCATGTGTGCCTGCTGCCCTTGActtgttctcccctccccccccacaccaacCACTTATGCAATGCCAGTGCTAGGTTGCTGGGGGTCCCACTTGGCTGTCACTTGGCTGAGGGCCCCCATAGGCCGCCATGGTGTATCTCCAGAGAAGATAAAAGTTGCAAGAATTCCCACTTTTCTTCAGCAAGGGGGAGGAAAATGGgatgaaacaggaagtgtggaggcgAGAAGAGAGGCGGGCTAAGGTGTCCCATCAAGGTCCACCACTCACGTCCCACTTCTGCTCtgtcataaggacataagaacagccccactggatcaggctataggcccaatCCAGTTCAGGAGGCAAGGTGAAGATAGTGGTGGGCGGTGAGCCCCCCCAACCAGCCTGCCACCTGAGACAACCCCTTGAGTTAAGGCTTAGCAAGCTGAAATAGTGGGTGGATTTTAAGAAGGGAAACCCTAcggttagaggtgggagaaaatggtgataacgaaataaaaacagataacaccgctttcagcacttctcatttttgtaaaaagacAAAACCAACCATgagatctgcaaaaaaaaaaaccattttatttggtttttttatttagtatttaattggggggggggttatgggtAATGACTGGGACTGGGTAATGACTGGGACTGCTGACAAGCTACCACCTATGCCATGTATCTAGTACAtgtttaaagtgattataatttataatcataatgtaaattttgaatgaaAACACATCACACTGCTTGCTGCACGTCAGCTCttggaaaacatcaaaatccacgaaaaaaaataaaaccattttctcccacttctagcCATAACTatgggtggcaaccttcagtctcgaaagactatgggataaggttacagcacccagtattcccaggcggtctcccatccaagtactaaccaggcctgaccctgcttagcttccaagatcagacatgtgcagggtaacagttagctAGATATTCCAATAGCTGCTGATATGGGGGTGATGAGGCAAAGCTCAATTTTCTATCATTTATTCTGGGTGCAAGATCCCCGTAGTAATACTCCACCCCACTAGCAGGCGTATACAGTGTGGTTGCCCGGATGACTCTGTACGATGCGGTGAATCCAGCCGGTGTATTGGCAGACTTTTGTGTAGACTCCGGCGTCCCCTTTCTGAGCACAGAGCTGCATCCCCCAAGAAACGATGCCCTGGAGTTTGTTGTCGCACACCAGGGGTCCCCCGGAATCACCCTGCAGGGAGAAGAGCAGAAGCAACAACAGGATGTGGGAAGGTGTCCTAAAATGATGCAGTGGCTATGAGCAAGAGATGGTAGggagcatgcagaaggtccttgcTTCGATTCCTGAATTCTCCATTATTGGGCCgtgtggacaatactgagctgggTCTGATTTAGTCAATGCAGCTTCATACAAGGAGCTTAGGGAGGGTTTTGCAGGTCATAGCTGGGCACAGAGCCTGGTCAAAGTCAACTTCCTGTTTGTTAACAACCTTGGCCCCTGTCTAATGCAGCTGTCCATTTGGCTGTGTGAACCATCCAAAGTTGATCTGAGCAGTTGATAATGATACAGGAAGCAAGGCATTTTTAagagcatgcaaagcacttcaggAGTATcatctagatcagtagttctcaaactttttagcaccaagacccccttagaatgacaatctgtcgggacccatcaaaagtgatgtcattaacctggaagtgatgtcacagtcatagctggaagtgacaccatcaatttaggcttcagcCCAAAGCCGCAATCAGTCAAGGGTTCCATTAGACAGCATGCTCGTGCTGTTAATATGCATattttggaattcaaacattccagctcagaagtcaaagcagaaggcagacttggatccttctccagactccaaccacacagccctcccccctttccagcatcccatctcccCACCTATTCAAGGCAAAGCATCTTGCCTCTCTACAATTAGGAGCCCGCCCTGCCCTTCAGTTGTGTATCCTGGATTTTCAGCTCTgaattttcaatggcagctgagctaggtgctacacaacctgaaattggctcacaactcacctagtgggtcccaacccacagtttgagaaatgctgatgtaaacataatcctcacaacaactctgtaaggtgaGGAAGCATTATGCCCATTCTGCAGATGAGGAAAACTGAGGCTGGCATCTTATCCAAGGCCCTCGAGTGAGTTTAAAGCAGAGGCAAGTTCTGAACCATGAGCATCCTGCTTCACAGCTCAAGTCTCTTAGCCACAACACCACACCAGCAAACTCTTTGCTGCGTTGTACTTTGTGGGACTAATGGGAGACGTTGTCTCACCTGGCAGGCGTCCACCCCTCCTTGCTTCACAGTAGCACACAGCATGTCCTCCGTGATGGAATGAGGATAGATCTCGCTGCACTTTTCATTCGATATTGTGTAGACCTCTGCACACTGAAGGAGGTCGGGAAACTGTGCTGCAAATGAATAGCAACAATAGTTCATGGGCATGCTAAGAACCCTCTTCTAGTGCCTGAGGTGGCGCATCAAAATTCTGCCACCTCGCAGTGCACTGCCTGTACTACTCCTCCTTGAAAAgaaaagagggaaatggagtaGAAGGGGAGAAGAGAAGAGTGGTAAGCAAGAGCActgagacactctagcctgccatttttttttctcatccacacttctgtttcctcttcctttctgaggaggagcaggaggaggaagagtggcagaGGAGGTTCCCCCTGCCAATCTACTgcctgcctcagtcagcctcatggatgggccggtccTGCTTCCTGCAGGCTCAGCCTCGACCAGTGGTGGCcagtctttcaactttagggctcctagacctttaacaattgtgtcaTTTGGGAGTTGACAAGTGGCGCCTGCTGAAATTCCATcttctacacagttgttaaaggtccaagaccctaaagttgaaaagttggccacccctgatctagacccgTGTCATGCATCTCCCCATCTCTTCCGAGAACTGCGTGCTTCTACACAGGGATGAGGGATGAGGGTCTCACCTGAGTGTCTCAGGTGCTGAGTGATGGTAAGCACGAGTTAGGGTCCTTGGGCTAAACCTGGGAGAATGAGAAGTGGGGGAAATTTAGGAAGCTGTGAGGTCAGGTCTGAGCTAGGTGGAACAATGGTTTGATGTGCTGCAAGAAAGTGTCATAGGTTCATACCCAAGGCTTGACCCAGTGGCGCATACAGCATTAGTTCTTAGGTCCTTAGCTGAGTAACGGACcacacattttgcatgcagaaggacacaggttcaaatcctggcatcCCCAAGTCAAACTGGAGAAGAcccctctgtctgaaaccctgccaATCATTGCAGACAATGTTGAGCTgggtgaaccaatggtctgattcattataaggcaacttcctgtgtTGCTAGAGTTGTGGGGAAataagagggagaaagaaaggcgGAACTTGCTAGCTTGTGGAGATAGGGGTGGAGATAGCATGGGCTGCTCCCAATTGACCCCCTCCACCTGCCCCGGTAGGTATTTAGAGTTCACCccgtactttgaggagacctGGTGGTGCCCCAGCCTGACACCTGACAGCGAGTGCCGGGCTCGACACATTGTGTGGCCAATGCAATGGGCCTCACAAATTCATTGATGATGGCCGGGTTGCGCAAACGGATCAGCATGATGTCGTTTTCGTGCGTATTAGGGTTGTAGTCCGGGTGTGGGAACTTCTGGGCAGATGTGATACACTGTTCTGAGCCTTCATTGGCCCTCAGGCTGTGATCGCCCATCCGTGTGAAAATGTCCCTGCGTGGGATGagcacaggaaggaaaaaaagagagagcataATGTCAGGAGGGTCCTTTTGGAGCTGGCAATCTGGTCCAGCCTCTCGTTCTCCATAGATATTTCCACAAGCAGGCATGAAGACAATTGCTCCCTGCTCACAGTTGTTGCCCCTTGtcatcactcacacacacagcctctgaacatgggaggttccatttagctattgtGGCCGAATGAGGACCAGCAGGGACAATGGCCTGTCAGAAGTTTGTCTCCTCGGGGACCTGATGAAGACACATGAATAGTGGGAATGATTTTAATAAAAGTTTCTTTCAAGATTTGCAATGCTTTTGAGCAACGGTTGATTTCAATTGCAGCTGTACACCAGGGTTGTGTGGTCAGGGGAGGCACATGCAttgcctgcctcccctgccctgctccaATGAAAAGAGCCTCATGTGCCTCtaatgaaaatagcctcacatATAGGGAGAGACTAGAACTTGCAGCAACGACAGTTCAGCCTCCCCGGTGATTGCACGTGCGCTCCGGCTACTTTCTGGGTGGCTGTGCGATCACAAGGGAGGCGGAGATGTCATTGCCGCAAGCTTTAGTCTCTCCAATAGACTAGAACTACAGAAGATGAGAGCTCAGCCTCTGCAGTGACTGCCTAGGTGCTGGGGAACCCCCCTGAATTCTTTGcggtgtgatgtcatcatgtcaccagcATACTTCCGggtctgcctccccagccttggacctcacatCACAGCTGTAtccacttggttggcaaccttcagtctcgaaaggctatggtataagcctacagcacccagtattcgcaagcggtctcccatccaagtaccaaccatgcctgaccttgcttagcttccgagatcagac
This sequence is a window from Tiliqua scincoides isolate rTilSci1 chromosome 10, rTilSci1.hap2, whole genome shotgun sequence. Protein-coding genes within it:
- the LOC136661518 gene encoding trypsin-like, with product MALLVAAQDESRIVGGHECPRHGLPYQVILSNSRKNGPDVRCGGVLIEPDWVLTAAHCDNQGDIFTRMGDHSLRANEGSEQCITSAQKFPHPDYNPNTHENDIMLIRLRNPAIINEFVRPIALATQCVEPGTRCQVSGWGTTRSPQTQFPDLLQCAEVYTISNEKCSEIYPHSITEDMLCATVKQGGVDACQGDSGGPLVCDNKLQGIVSWGMQLCAQKGDAGVYTKVCQYTGWIHRIVQSHPGNHTVYAC